The Lolium rigidum isolate FL_2022 chromosome 2, APGP_CSIRO_Lrig_0.1, whole genome shotgun sequence genomic interval AGTGATCGTTGGGAGAAAATTACAAACGAGCACGTGTAACAAAAAAAATAATCAATTTACGTTAAGATTTTAAAAAACCTTTTTTAAAAGATTTTAAAAAACCACCACTCTACAGTTAACACTTAACAGATAGCACCGATTCCTCTATAATGATTGTTTAATCACATAACTGACATGTGGGTCTCACTTAAGGCTGATGTGGCACGCCAAAAATGTTTAAGAGAGACGCACGAGAGACTAGGTCAAGTTCTAGGTTTTTCTGTAAAATTAGAGTGACCCCACGTATCATATCAATCTCTTCTCCTCTAAAAAAAAGAGGAAACACGGAGCGGACCACGACCCAGCCGTACACCAGGACGACCAGGTTGCGGAGGGACACGAGCGCTGCCGCCACCGCTACGGCTGTCGGCCACGAGCAGCTCTCCGCCCCCCGCGGTCCCTCCTCACCCCTCCTCACGTTCCCACCGCCACCAGCCATGAGCAGCTCGCTGCCCCACGCGGTACCTCTTCACCTCCCTGTCGCCGCCCCGGAGCAGCTCGCTGCCCTGTGCGGTCCCTCCGCATCCCTCCTCACTTTCTCACCGCAGCCGTCCCGCCCGTCGGCCGCAAGCTGCTCGTTGTCGTCGCTGCTTGCAGCAGAGACCCTCCCATTCACGCGCCGAAGGGACCAAGACCGAGCTCGACAATCCCGTCCTCCCGCGCATCCTCGTCCTCCTGCGCATCTCCTGCCTCCTCCCGTCATCCCACCCCTCCCTCCACATCGTCTGCCACTGTCTCGTCCTTCCACGCATCCCCCCGGCTAGCTGCCGCTCCTACACCACCTCTTCGTCGGCGGCCAAATCCGCAGTTGTGACCACCATTACCAGAGGACCAGCTTGGTTCCTGTCTGTGAACTAGATTACCGGCTCTTCTGCGCATGGGCTGCAAGCTCGTTGTGTCCCCGGATGATGGGGAGGTGGCGGAGGCCAAGGCGGCGTGGCCACAGTGAGCGGAGCAGCAGGTAGCTGTCCGGCGTTGGGGATGCATGTAACGCGGGGAAGATGACATGATACCCCCAAAATTAGAATTTGTAATGTATGAAGGTCTTCTTTGCAAAATGCAAATGCCACGTCAGCCTGACAACAAGACCCACCTGTCAGTTATGTGATTAAATAAGCTTTAGAGAGGAATCAGTGATATTTGTTACGTACTTAGTGTTAATCGtagagtggtggttttttgttACACATCCCTGAAATGTGATGATTTTCTTTTGTAATTATCTCAATCATTGGTTGTGACCATGGTATGCATGGACATGCCGGCATTTGCTATTCTGTGTGACGGTGGACGGGTGGATCTAGCATGCATGATACTGTGATCAAGATTTCTGGTAAAATCAACAATTTGAAAAATTATATCTCTTATACTTAGAATCCAATTGGTGACCTGTCTTTGTAGTCGAATTTGTCTctgtttgatattcaaacttatcCAATAATGTTTTTTCACCATCAAAGTAGCAAACTCACCATTTCTTGCCATGGTGTTGTTACTAAAGTTATCGTATGTAACTTCTCACAAAATAGTTTAGCAATTTGGTTTCTTCCCTCATAACAAAAGAGACTCACTTTTCCCAAAGTATAACAATGCGGTGTCTGGCTTTAATGCCCTCGTCAATACAAAACTAGCAGTTTAAACGGATTGCGACTCGGTCAAGCGGATTGAGCTACAAATTAGTTTCAGTTTACATAACTAGTTCTCAATGTGCTCCAGTTGTTCTctatactagatgataccccgcgcgttgctgcgagaaTTTATAGTGATGTATAAATAGATTAGTATTGGAGATAAAAATAGTGTTTTTTTGTTGGAACTTTAAACTGATTTATGACTTGAAATATTGACGAACATAGTGCATTGTAATTATGCACTATCATTGTAGCttgttttgtcattatcaaaCAGATTGCCAAAAAAAAAGATAATGTGTAGTCTTCTCATGGAGAGATTACATGCATTGGATTGTCATGAAATAGCAGTAATGAAAGGCGTTAGAAATAGCAGTAATGATAGGCGATCAATCTAGAGATCAATAGCTCTTGATTTAAACAACCATATAGCTAATTCTAGGAAGAAGGCATTGCACTTCTTAGATTGTTCCATGAGTTGGTGGACATATGCCCTGCATTTAGTGGAAAAAACAACATTTATTAGCAAGTGAGGAACAATACTTTATGACAATTTTGTTTGAGCATGAGAATTGATAGTACATTTTTATTGTTGTTATCATGTCGCCCTTGTAAGATGTTTGCTGTTTTACCATAAAAGTGTGAATGAAAGATTGAGAAGATGCACTTACATTTTCTTATGCCGTTTGACAACCTGAAGTTGAAGCTTTTCATGTTCAGGAAATTTGATGCTTATTTTTGCAGCAGACCTGCGGTAAAGAAGTAGTCTTAAAGTTGAACACTAACTGAAATAGAAGAGAGATTACATTTATGCGTGAAGGTAAAGTTTGGTGTCCGCATAACTGTTGTAGAGGATTTCTCTTTATACCTTATCTGAAGGTTCTTCTGTATATGTTGTTGTTTAATCGATACATATGATGCGTACGACAATGAAATGAGTCGTTACGTAAGATATGCATCGGAAGATATACCATGAAGTAGGACAGAAGATTTGAAGGGACAAAATTAACTAATGGACCTTTGATTCTATGTTGTGTACGCCGAGATCCAGTTATTGGAAGATGCTAATTAGTTTAGTTGAGGTGTGATGACAACCTGTTGTGACTAAGGCCGGGCAAGGGGTCACCGACTCCGCGGGACTGAATGCCGACCAGGCGCGATTCAAATCTGCAAATCATACACATGTAAATAAGTAAATTGACTTGAAACAAAACATCAACGGTTAGCTCGATTTACAGTAGTAGCTAGCCAATCTAAATTTGCAAATATATTGCACAGAATAATTCCTATTGAATCTACTACGCATGGGAAAAAAAAGGTGCATATGCTCATCCAATCTAGCTAATGAAATTCGGAGCTGGGAGACTGATGCGAGCAGATAGAGTAATGTGCTCATCCAACGTAAATAAAAGAAATTTAAAAGATGAGAGCTTTACCAGTGCGATCAGACCTACGAAGAAATGGAGGATCACATTACAGAAGCGAAGGAGCAATGACCCTTGTCGGCAAAAGGTTGAGTTTCTTGGTAGCTGGAACACGATCCGACGAATTCCAAAACATGAGTTGGGGGTTACAAATATTCAAGGCAGGCTAAAAACTGGGAGCATCCAGCTACCTTCCGACGAGGCCAATATCGAAGATGAAGATGCGAATAGGCTGGCGCGCTAGGTACAGGCAGGTTTTTAAGCACCGGCAGTAGGGACTCAATTAAATTGAGCAGTTTCTTCCTCATTTGCAAGGTAATACATGTTGATGAATGCTGCGTGAGTCCGTTTCTGTACACTTCTGGCCGGGAGGTGATAGTGACGATATTTAATTGAGTCATAATTAGTAGTTAGGGAAATGAGACGTGAGAGTCAAATGTTGTGCCACGGAGGTAGAGGGACGTAATGATGACAATGTTGGCTCCTTTATTTTGTGAGGTTGAACATGGGATACATGCACAACCCAGTGCAAGAAGGTAGTAAGGAACGGCTGAACCGAATGTGGGTGAAAAACAAATGGTGACGTGGCTTCATGGGAGGCCAGCAAATTGGGGTCATCTATTTAGAAAGGGAAGATATGGACCTACCAGTCTCTTACTCTCTGAAATCACCTTGTAAAATTTTAAGTTGCAATATATCTTCGCTCAAAAAAATTTCTTTCGAGGTTATATGATGAGCTAAGACCAGGGTATGAACCCAAGGACAACTTAAATAAATAAACCATGTCAAAATTTAATACTAAACTTCTATACCTCTTTTAAATTTATCTTTTAACATATTATAGTCTTAAGGAGTACACACCAATGTTGAGCATTAGTTGTGGTATTTTATTATCCAGATGTAACAAGTTGGCTTGTCCGGAAATTAAATTGCATGTTGTAATTAAAGTTTTATGTGAACTAATTTTTCgttatatacatatatatttaaATGTCATTTAATATCATGATATAGATCTTTAAACAACACGCTTAAACAAATATCTTACTAGCGGTTCTAGTGTAATAGGTTGTAAGTATAATGGTGGAAGCTTATATAGTATAAAATGTATCACTAGTAAGTGTGTATTGAAATTTCGGATTGGTAATATATTGATATGTCATTCTAAGATATTGCACTCTACAAACCTGGTGCAATGGAAGACCATTAGCATGAAATTATGCATACTTTTGATAAACAATTTGATTTTCCTAATATCCTAGACTTGGAACATATTTCTCATATTTTGAGATATTTAAACAAAAGATACTCCGCGCAAGTGAAGATAGAGGATATCTCCGTTATATCGGTTAAGAGAAAGTATTCCAATTATATATTAACAACAATTAGTGAAAAAATATCTATGATGATGTCCATTCATAAGATGTCTATCCTTATATCATAATATCAGGTTAATGTACACATTCATATGTAACATGTGTATTGACACACCTATCACAGATAATAGTTAAGTTCAATATACTAAAAAGATGTGGGACCATCTATGGACCAGCTATCACGATGCATACAACCTAACGGTGGTAGGTTCACCTCTCGTGACCCCGCGGGGCGGCTGCCTAGGCTTCATGGTGGACTCTTCATCGGGGTTGTAGTATGGTATGACTTTAGTTTTTTTGTGAGTAGGAcactggcattaaaagaaacatcgAACAATACAAAGCAACccaagaaaaacgaaaattacaacaagATCCTtaagaagcccttcatcttcaacctccagactaTATCGACGGCACGCCGCCGCTGCAGCTACTCCCTAAATCGGCATGATGTTGTTgattgcggacgggaagtcgccgaaccggtcgaaaagaccacatccgtcccgAAGACGAAAAAATAGGTGTGATGTGGATGAGCTTTGCCAAGGGTCTACTTAGGAGCTTGCTCAGCCACTAGCAACCAATCACTCTGATTTTTTGCAGAACAGACGCACACACACATACAACCCAATAGCATGCTTAGCTTTCTATTCACGTGAAAGACAAGGTCATGGGCCGGATAATCTTACAACTTGTGCGGAAACGTTGCGTCAGGCCTGCATATGTCCAACCAGGCTTTCACATGTGTGGTCGCACTATTAGGGAAATAGCTAATCAGTGGCGCACAACTATTAGCTGTCAGTGGCGCACCCTGGTGCGTCACCACTTGGTGCGCTACTGCTAAATTGCTAAATGTCTGAGGTGCGCAACTGGACAAAaataaggtgcgccactactaaaatttgaattttctagATCTGGATCCGGATCTAGCACATTTTGTTTCGaattttttggctcgttattttttctccttttgttgcCAGAATTATTTGtccaatgttcattctcatttttctaagcctagccgccggtgaggAAGGATGAGAGAGGTAGGAGAGGTGAGGATGGaggatgtaggagaggatgaacgAGAGGATGAAGGCCAAAGGAAATGGAGGTCAGAGGGTCGTCGGAGAGTATGGTCACCGGAGTCgccatagtggaggaggtcgccggagtgaaaggagaatTAGAAGAAAATGATgaaaagagaggaggaggagaggaggaatgTAGGAGGAGGACAGGAGAAGGAGAGCaggagaatgtgtggaggaggagggaggagggggtaagTGGCTGGATCCTCCCATTTTAAAacccattttgaaattcgtgggcgggaaggttagcagtggcgcaccaaggcatgggtgcgccactgttaattttttctttttttgaaattttgctcGAAATCAAAAACCTGAAAAAActcatgtttctgttttgaatttgacgaatctatTTTTTGTTGGAGATACTTTTTGATACAAAAAAAaggttttcatcggaggtcgtatgcaagaaGAATTGCCGTTTTACCGAAAAATAACGCCATTTTGCATagtatatcgaaattcatgtttttaaattttcATTAAAACTAGATGGCATAACACATGATCATCTCaaaggatttattttttgaaatttctatctatttcttttattttttctaaaaccGAAAAGGCGATCTGAAGGGGGTGGTGGTGCTATAAGTAATGCCCAAACATGTCCATCATCCCCCTATACATAGTAATAGCGCACCATTTAGAGGTGCGACACTACTATCTCAAATAGCAGTGGCGTACCTATACATGATGCGCTATACATAGCAATAGCAATAGCGCACCATTTAGAGGTGTGCCACTACTATCTCAAATAGCAGTAGTCTATCTGTACATGGTGCGCCcttgctatgtataaggctggaTCATACCCATTATCAAATTTAGTGGTGGCGCACTGCTCACCTAATGGGCCACtgctaagagcaggtctaacagaccccgtaaaaggggcaaacccgtataataaccgccggtttgagggtttcggctctacccggccgtctagcacgccccgtaaaaacgccccccgaatcgttttttgctgttttcgagtacggggcgggtcctcgcccctacttgtgcggggtgggagcggggatagtgggcgaaaccactATCGTCCACTCCACCTGCGCGGGAAGCATTTCGCcgaagccaaccgccgccgccgccgcccgatctcctccccgcgccattcccggccggatccggccgccatggaccgtccgcaagagccgcctaccgccggcggtacacctccttcgggcgcggtggttgatgtccccgtcggaggtccgccggccgccggcgtcgtgtccgccatgatcgcctccaccatcccgtcgaagaggaagaggatcccgaagcaattcttcgaaccaccggcggcggccgccgattcaccgggcgagcgccgccggctgccaagaagacGGGCCGGTTGAAGTCCAAGGCCGCCGGGCCGAGGGCGtggcgccggccaaggtgcggaccaaggcaatcagccgcatcggcctcgcgcctccgccggcctccaaggccacgacccctcctccgtccgttccggccgttgcgctgcccgcgccgcccgcgccgccgccaaccaccatcgacgtagacaaggtgttcgatgttgagtccacaacatcgtacttggacatgctcaacgattccgcggtgaatttggacgccggtatcggtgcattcgatggggagtgcaaTGTTGAAGACTTTGATGATGAgaaggaggatgagggtgacgaggacgaggtggttgaggttgatccggctgccgccggttcttcgtcgacgccgaagccacgcacggcgaactacgGCGAGATCGAGGACGtcatcttggtccgtgcttggagcaaggtggggatggatgcgtgcaccggagtggaccaaggcggcaagcgctattggcagcgcattgaggaccaataccaccagctgaagcctcgcacgaagagcatggcggacagatcctaccgctcccttgaaggccgatggaacatcatcaagccggcttgttctcgttggagtgcttgccatggatcaagtggccgacaaccctcctagtggatgcgtgccTGGAGGACTAcgtaagttttccttgtgttgatgatgtgttcatgatgtggaaacatctcctcatactattgttgtgcagcccaagtatgctcaacaacggtacaaggacatggccggctcaaagaacaaggaatttcaatttgaacattgcttttccatccttcaacatcttcctaaatggaagttgcgggacaacgagccaaagtgcaagaaggaggcacttatcaccatggatgatgaagcggaggacatgagggggagaaacaccggcaagcccgagggcaacaagaaggccaaggagagggtcaaggtagaacttgaagcagctagcttccgggagaagttggatcaactcatgaagtccaaggaggcattgacgatgaagacgttggagaccaagctcatcatcaccgacaagaagagtgtggtgaagcttgccaaggtgcaagcaaggaaggagcttgacatgaagatgatcgcagccaaagaagccaaggccatgaaggagctcttggccgaggagagggaaatcatgatgatgcgcaccgacggcatggacgaggatcagccggcgtggtggaaggagaccaaggcggacatcattgcgaggaagaaggctgcgcgtcaagctcgtgatcaaggtgagtctccggcgagcggtggcgccggtggtgatgaatccgttgatggttgatcacatttgggaattccgtggcttgaacattgcctatgatcgtgttgtgatgttaaaactatgaattatgcatcacatattttggatgtgctatgtttgatgtgaaattgttgtgcaaatttctgtctaaaaccctgttttgagggccaaaaactcgggcgagctagcgagcccgtatccccaccccgtaaaacagaatattctgttttacggggtggggatacgggctctgctagctcgcccgagtttttggccggcgaaaaccggatacagggccctttactcgtgttatacggggcgacactacaggaatggcgggatacgccgagggccttttatacgccgacggccaaaagtcggggccctcggcgtatggcccggcctaGCCGGCCTCCTCATCCGACCCTCGACGTagcgcggccgtcggcgtagcgaggtctacgccgagggcagccctcggcatatctttggccctaggcgtagacagggctacgccgacggccaccctcggcgtagccatttttcaaatttgtctaattttgtaaaaatcataactaattcatatgatgtcagaaaagtgcgtatgaggtatcaaaatatTCATAAAAACATCATCTATCCGttcatgtcaaaatcatgcatatttgaatcatgtacagtaccatgttaatatagaaacaattcaatcactttcttatatgtcctcaggttcccgttttagccagatgacaatttaaacgaagtcaaaaaatctcgcggagccgcatggcatcattttatgtgtcttagtaaccactccaaaatatggaattgggatacaccaattattttggaaaacccttcacaaacagggctatcacgtccggagttctatggcttttagggtaaATGAGTAGGCAACGGTCCGTGACAGCACATAGTTTGTCGAAACGAGGCCATATtttgcacgtgcgtggtccctgggatgggaagcaagaccccgggagcggatttccaatccgacccatgggtgatggttttttcatttttggggtgccaaaacgggttttttttgtgaagcagctacatgggacgcattttagtattacgcgagacctccgcgtagtggtaggacaccgcctccgcaccatatatcacatgccatatgtacgcgctagctctctgggaatccatgcagctttctgcggtgtcccgccgaatccgctggaaactgaccgaatttgaactaggggtacactttccatcgcttaataaattccgcaaaaaatgtttttaggtttataacacatcactttatgtgctaatttttgtccgtttagcgtgttgacGAACGGTGCACCAACCCGtccgatacggccatttcgcatctcccgagggggcagttttggccacatggcaaattgggcgtcatatttggattcctctaatttttaggttcaaatgatgatatggatgttatatttagattcctctcatttttctgatcgatttagacatattatttgtggaatttcgattttccgatttaaagatattaattgttccatattaaataaaaaagaccaaaaaataaaatcattttattgttatttgaattcaatattattaatcattgttacttatatattcattattgtttacttaagtaattgtttggaattcaaaaataatgagttgtgacatcactgtccaagggttaatagggttgataggctattattatcagcaaagAGTCAATTCTTTaacggaagctcatccgaatggaaccaagaagttaagcgtgctgaggttggagtagtgtgaggatgggtgaccgactgggaagtttagccatgattgtaatttgacctaagattaagtgtacttagagttaaaagtgtatgggtgaaagataaacaagtaaaaaaaaggaaaaaaaagaaaaaaaaatggtgtaaaaatattaaaaatttaaaaaatttaaaactctatgcctagggctttgccgtcggcatatacttttttttattttttttcgaattttttttttgaacttttttttggaaaaaagaaaattcaaatttgtaaaatttgtatgccgacggttttgccgtcggcgtagcatgctacgccgagggccgggctacgccgacggcaatagagtctatgccgagggacctaaacgccgacgccatacgccgagggctgccgtcggcgtagcctacgccgagggtcagacatggctacgccgagggcagctggccgtcggcgtatgcgtccattcctgtagtgcgaaaaaatacgggggctgttagacatgctctaagttaTCTACCAGTAGAGCAACGCCACTTACAGCCTACAGATATGCCTTTTCCTAGTAGCATCGCTAAGATGCATGAAAATTAAGGGTGCGATGAACCATGCATGTAGCAGCTACAATAGTACGTACATATACATTCTTAAGCATGTGCTTTTTCCAAACGAACCGATGAATCTTCCAATCTGCAGCTGCAGGTACGACAACCCTCTGCTGGCCGCCTGGCCCCATGCGTTGATCGCGATCAGTCTGTCCACGTCCAAACCTCAATTGGTCCAAAAGTTATACTATTTGTACTCTGCCCGAACGTGCGTGCAACCACATACGTCGACGTGCTGACGATCATTTTAGCATTACTCCTTTCCTAGCTGCATgcgttgatttttttttctctaaAATCAGCACTCCtccgaagaaaaaaaaaagacaatcaATCCCATCAAGGCATCAACACACTAGTTAGCATGTTTGGGCCTTATCTCGATGCCCTGCACGATGAGCCCTCTCTTCCACCGCCGGCACTCCACCTCCTTGAAGCTCACCTCGACCACGCCCTCATCACCGGCCATGGCAAACTCGCCTAGCTCAACCTCCTTCCACCCATCTACTCTTTGGCAGGGGCACCTGATGTCCATGTCGGCCTCCCTCGTCACCTTTCGCCCGTAATTCTTCCATGGCCGCACGTATTCctgcctccgccggtgcatcgtcgtctcctcctccCCCTGCATGTGTTGTAGGCAGAGGGTGTGCTCCGTCGACATCGATGTCGGCTTGGTGTTACCAGAGACGACGACGGTGACTGTGGCCTTGGGAGGCAGCATGCCGATGTTGCACTCTAGGCCGTAGGAGTCATCGGCGATGGAGAATACGAGGTAGGCGGTGTAAGTGATCTGGGGAGAGAGCGACGAGAGCTGCATCTTCCCGGTGATCTCCAGCCAGCACACGTCGACCAGCTCAGCGACCTCGGGAAACCTATAAtcacaaaaatataaaattaagaAACCGTTCAAAAATGTAATTATAAGCCATTTTAGCAAATTAAAATAGTAGTTTGCTAATGTACGGCTTATATTAGTTATGGTAATTAATTTAATTAACTTGATCAAGCCCATTAGCTGCCAGCATGCATGCTGCATGCAGATGAGGAGGCTAGCTACCACGCGCGTCCACGtacatgcatatgcatgcatgGAAGGTTGGAAGCCGACGTGTGTATGAACAGTTTAATTAGTGTAGGGAATGCCATTTTGTTTTCTTTCTCGAAAAGGGGTATCCTGGCCTCTTCAACAGAAAATGCTTTTATAAAACAGGAAGAACACGGTCACGGACTCACGGGGTAGAGCAGAGCAACACa includes:
- the LOC124688789 gene encoding putative F-box protein PP2-B12 gives rise to the protein MESVAAAAAIYRLPEECVAHAIAMTTPGDACSSSAVSPAFRAAADSDAVWDRFLPPDHAAVLARADDGGHREWSKKELFTRLCNQPVLLDGATMSFGLDRRSGAKCWMLSARALSIVCGDDPACWTWTADLPGSRFPEVAELVDVCWLEITGKMQLSSLSPQITYTAYLVFSIADDSYGLECNIGMLPPKATVTVVVSGNTKPTSMSTEHTLCLQHMQGEEETTMHRRRQEYVRPWKNYGRKVTREADMDIRCPCQRVDGWKEVELGEFAMAGDEGVVEVSFKEVECRRWKRGLIVQGIEIRPKHAN